Proteins from one Syngnathoides biaculeatus isolate LvHL_M chromosome 8, ASM1980259v1, whole genome shotgun sequence genomic window:
- the LOC133505177 gene encoding E3 ubiquitin-protein ligase rnf152-B: MAKDDMAEVDLASTGADPRLQPPSAFPYEEYECKICYNYFDLDRRAPKILECLHTFCEECLNTLHLREERPWRISCPVCRHRTPVPDYRIQNLPNNTKVTEDFPLYIDSDPLPQDALPPYPPPLHPALVALRREEASGGSGSSQSQATPSTTVSTATTISQDSVRYESCQSCKRVALTTGCVCVIFSFLSMLVLLFMGLIFVHSHSIPPSPAGPICLSVASILAMFSVVVTWLICWLKYRPDHETGRSSTAGNSRRNA, from the coding sequence ATGGCGAAAGATGACATGGCAGAGGTAGATTTGGCGTCCACCGGAGCGGACCCCCGCCTGCAGCCCCCTTCCGCCTTCCCCTACGAGGAGTACGAATGCAAAATCTGCTACAATTATTTCGACCTTGACCGGCGGGCGCCGAAGATCCTGGAGTGCCTCCACACGTTCTGCGAGGAGTGCCTCAACACTCTCCATCTCCGGGAGGAGCGGCCATGGCGCATCAGCTGCCCCGTGTGTCGCCATCGGACGCCGGTGCCGGATTATCGGATCCAAAACCTGCCGAACAACACCAAGGTAACGGAGGATTTCCCGCTCTACATAGACTCCGACCCCCTGCCCCAGGACGCCCTGCCACCGTACCCTCCGCCGCTGCACCCGGCCCTCGTCGCCCTCCGCCGGGAGGAGGCGTCGGGGGGGTCCGGCAGCAGCCAAAGCCAAGCCACGCCGTCCACGACCGTGTCCACGGCTACGACCATCTCTCAGGACTCTGTGCGTTATGAGAGCTGTCAAAGCTGCAAGCGAGTGGCTTTAACCACCGGCTGCGTATGTGTGATCTTCTCTTTCCTCTCTATGCTGGTGTTGCTCTTCATGGGCCTGATCTTTGTGCACAGTCACAGCATCCCCCCCTCCCCGGCGGGACCCATCTGCCTGTCGGTGGCCAGCATTCTGGCCATGTTCTCTGTGGTGGTCACGTGGCTCATCTGTTGGCTCAAATACAGACCAGACCATGAGACGGGCCGCTCATCTACCGCCGGTAACTCGCGGAGAAACGCCTGA